In Phreatobacter stygius, a genomic segment contains:
- a CDS encoding FAD-dependent oxidoreductase, translated as MTMPDQDSCDLVVVGSGAAGLAAAVTAAWLGLDVVVIEKEPVLGGTSAWSGGWLWIPRNPLARAAGIDEDPARPRDYLRHELGNRYDARFVDMFLAQGPRMVSFFTAHTALSFIAGNTIPDFHGGSPGAALGGRSVCAAPFDGRKLGPRIKDLRPPLQEISPFGMGIAAGDDLRHFLGATFSLASFRHVAMRLVRHWRDVALNGRGMHLVNGNALVAALLKSADDLKVRIMTATPAHGLVREGAAVVGVSAAHDGRSVTIRARRGVVLAAGGFPHDTARKAELFAHAPTGTEHWSAAPAGNTGDGLRLGESAGGAVGRDLAASGAWAPVSLVPRPDGTTGHFPHLIERAKPGLIAVRRDGRRFTNEADSYHDMMTALFAATPKGEAPEAWLVCDHRFQRRYGLGHARPRPFALGRWLASGYLKRGTTVEQLAEACGIDPSGLVETLAVHNHHAAQGRDPLFHRGESAYNRVQGEPHHPLNPSVGPILDGPFYAVKIVAGSLGTFAGLATDEHARVLGPDHRPIAGLYAVGNDMASIMGGNYPSGGITLGPAMTFGFIAAHHASGTPLPQDPDRPSSTPEPGHAL; from the coding sequence ATGACCATGCCGGATCAGGACAGCTGCGACCTCGTCGTCGTCGGATCGGGCGCTGCCGGGCTTGCGGCCGCGGTCACCGCCGCCTGGCTCGGGCTCGACGTGGTGGTCATCGAGAAGGAGCCGGTGCTCGGCGGCACCAGCGCCTGGTCCGGCGGCTGGCTGTGGATCCCGCGCAATCCGCTGGCGCGCGCCGCCGGCATCGACGAAGACCCGGCGCGGCCGCGCGACTATCTGCGCCACGAGCTCGGCAACCGCTACGACGCCCGTTTCGTCGACATGTTCCTGGCGCAGGGCCCGCGCATGGTGTCCTTCTTCACCGCGCATACCGCGCTCAGCTTCATTGCCGGCAATACCATCCCGGACTTCCACGGCGGCAGTCCCGGCGCCGCGCTCGGCGGCCGCTCGGTCTGCGCCGCGCCGTTCGACGGCCGCAAGCTCGGTCCGCGGATCAAGGATCTGCGTCCGCCGCTCCAGGAGATCTCGCCCTTCGGCATGGGCATCGCCGCTGGCGACGATCTCCGACATTTCCTCGGCGCCACCTTTTCGCTCGCCTCGTTCCGGCATGTCGCGATGCGCCTCGTGCGGCACTGGCGGGATGTCGCGCTGAACGGCCGCGGCATGCACCTGGTCAATGGCAATGCGCTGGTCGCCGCGCTCCTGAAATCGGCCGACGATCTCAAGGTGCGGATCATGACGGCGACACCGGCGCACGGTCTCGTGCGCGAGGGCGCAGCGGTGGTCGGCGTCAGCGCCGCACATGACGGCCGGAGCGTCACGATCCGGGCGCGGCGCGGTGTGGTGCTGGCGGCCGGCGGCTTTCCCCATGACACGGCACGCAAGGCGGAACTGTTCGCGCACGCCCCAACCGGGACCGAGCACTGGTCGGCGGCGCCGGCGGGCAATACCGGCGACGGGCTCAGGCTCGGCGAGAGCGCCGGCGGCGCGGTCGGCCGCGATCTGGCTGCATCCGGCGCCTGGGCGCCGGTGTCGCTGGTGCCCAGGCCCGACGGCACCACCGGCCACTTCCCGCACCTGATCGAACGGGCCAAGCCCGGTCTCATCGCCGTGCGCCGCGACGGCCGGCGTTTCACCAACGAGGCGGATTCCTATCACGACATGATGACGGCGCTGTTCGCCGCGACGCCCAAGGGCGAAGCGCCGGAAGCCTGGCTCGTCTGCGACCACCGGTTCCAGCGCCGCTACGGCCTCGGCCATGCGAGACCGCGCCCCTTCGCGCTCGGACGCTGGCTCGCCAGCGGCTATCTCAAGCGCGGGACGACCGTCGAACAGCTCGCCGAAGCCTGCGGCATCGACCCCAGCGGCCTCGTCGAAACGCTCGCCGTCCATAACCACCACGCGGCGCAAGGTCGCGACCCGCTCTTCCACCGCGGCGAGAGCGCTTACAACCGGGTGCAGGGCGAGCCGCATCACCCGCTCAATCCGAGCGTCGGGCCGATCCTCGACGGCCCGTTCTATGCCGTGAAGATCGTCGCCGGCAGCCTCGGCACCTTCGCCGGGCTCGCCACCGACGAACATGCCCGCGTGCTCGGTCCCGATCACCGGCCGATCGCCGGCCTCTATGCCGTCGGCAATGACATGGCGAGCATCATGGGCGGCAATTACCCGAGCGGCGGCATCACGCTCGGGCCCGCCATGACCTTCGGTTTCATCGCCGCCCATCACGCCAGCGGCACGCCGCTGCCACAAGATCCCGATCGACCTTCTTCAACCCCGGAGCCAGGCCATGCTCTATGA
- a CDS encoding FAD-dependent oxidoreductase codes for MIGKLDGLQDGASYDVVVIGSGGAGMAAAVFAAIEDKRVLLVERTEYLGGTTALSAATTWAPNSHHAKGSGDSFEKADRFLTNVVGNHSRLDMRRAFLRSAPKAIAVLEAGSDVRFRPYALHPDYVQEVEGATLTGRALEPLPFDGRQLGEVLALVRPPIPEFTIFGGMMVDRTDIGHLLKLKQSVASFRHAAKMLGRHALDRLSRPRGTRLVMGNALIGRMLLTLRQRQVDIVLQTSVTELIRDGHTVTGVVLASQGAARRITATSAVVMASGGFNRHKTRRAEMLHRPTPAYSPGAPGHTGELQDLALGLGARFGEGSLDNAFWAPVSVRKRADGSTAVFPHFVMDRSKPGTVAVNSLGRRFVNETVSYHLFSRAMFETHPQAPCIPAFLITDAEGLRKYGLGMVRPGGRRLKPYLADGYLTEAPSVAELAEKLGIDDQALEQTIAAMNGYAATGVDTAFGRGTTAYHRVNGDAGQQPNPTLGPIATAPFYAVKLYPGDIGAANGLVTDEQAQVLDRDNQPIRHLYACGNDMQSIMGGTYPGPGITIGPAITFAYRAIRHALHGETN; via the coding sequence ATGATCGGCAAGCTCGACGGCCTTCAGGACGGCGCCAGCTACGACGTGGTGGTGATCGGATCGGGCGGCGCCGGCATGGCGGCCGCCGTGTTCGCGGCGATCGAGGACAAGCGGGTTCTCTTGGTCGAGCGGACCGAATATCTCGGCGGCACGACGGCGCTGTCGGCTGCCACCACCTGGGCACCGAACAGCCACCATGCCAAGGGATCGGGCGACAGTTTCGAGAAGGCCGACCGGTTCCTGACCAATGTCGTCGGCAATCATTCGCGGCTCGACATGCGCCGGGCCTTTTTGCGCAGCGCACCAAAAGCCATCGCCGTGCTGGAGGCCGGTTCCGATGTCAGGTTCAGGCCCTATGCGCTGCATCCGGACTATGTCCAGGAGGTCGAGGGTGCGACGCTGACCGGCCGCGCCCTGGAACCCCTGCCCTTCGACGGACGGCAACTGGGCGAGGTCCTGGCGCTGGTGCGTCCGCCGATCCCGGAATTCACGATCTTCGGCGGCATGATGGTCGACCGTACCGATATCGGCCACCTGTTGAAGCTGAAACAGTCGGTAGCCTCGTTCCGCCACGCAGCCAAGATGCTTGGACGTCATGCCCTCGACCGGCTGAGCCGCCCGCGCGGCACCCGGCTGGTCATGGGCAATGCACTGATCGGCCGGATGCTGCTGACACTCAGGCAACGCCAGGTCGACATTGTGCTTCAGACGTCGGTCACCGAGCTCATCCGGGACGGCCATACGGTCACCGGTGTCGTGCTGGCGAGCCAGGGCGCGGCGCGGCGCATCACCGCAACCTCCGCCGTCGTCATGGCATCGGGCGGCTTCAACCGGCACAAGACGCGCCGCGCCGAAATGCTGCACCGGCCGACGCCCGCCTATAGCCCTGGCGCGCCCGGCCATACCGGCGAACTGCAGGACCTGGCGCTCGGCCTCGGCGCACGCTTCGGCGAGGGCAGTCTCGATAATGCCTTCTGGGCGCCGGTCTCGGTACGCAAGCGCGCGGATGGTTCGACCGCGGTGTTCCCGCATTTTGTCATGGACCGGAGCAAACCCGGCACGGTGGCGGTCAACAGCCTCGGCCGCCGCTTCGTCAATGAAACCGTGTCCTATCACCTGTTTTCGCGCGCCATGTTCGAGACGCATCCTCAGGCGCCCTGCATCCCGGCCTTCCTGATCACCGATGCCGAGGGCTTGCGGAAATACGGGCTCGGCATGGTGCGCCCCGGCGGCCGCCGGCTGAAGCCTTACCTCGCCGACGGCTATCTGACGGAAGCACCGTCCGTTGCCGAACTCGCGGAGAAGCTCGGCATCGACGACCAGGCGCTGGAACAGACCATCGCCGCCATGAACGGCTATGCGGCCACCGGCGTGGATACCGCATTCGGCCGCGGCACGACCGCCTATCACCGGGTCAATGGCGATGCCGGCCAGCAGCCGAACCCGACGCTCGGGCCGATTGCGACCGCGCCGTTCTACGCCGTCAAACTCTATCCCGGCGATATCGGCGCGGCCAACGGCCTGGTCACCGACGAACAGGCCCAAGTGCTCGACCGCGACAACCAGCCGATCCGCCACCTCTATGCCTGCGGCAACGACATGCAGTCGATCATGGGCGGTACCTATCCCGGCCCCGGCATCACCATTGGCCCGGCCATCACCTTCGCCTATCGCGCCATCCGCCACGCCCTGCACGGCGAAACCAACTGA
- a CDS encoding shikimate dehydrogenase family protein, whose protein sequence is MTVTVDGATRLHIIVGDPIAQVKSPTGMSAAFATRGRNALCVPIHVAPKDLPGLLAGASLAQNLDGIIVTVPHKFACYAHCTSATERAHFLGAVNIIRRTADGGWFGEMFDGLGFVGGMRAKGGEPKGKRALLVGAGGAGSAIALALVEAGVRELAIHDADSVRRDALIKRLAAVTATPVSIGSPDPAGFELIANATPAGMRPTDPLPVRIEHFTPDMFVGCVITAPAVSPMVEAARAIGCKTSVGGDMYAAEQQLMLEFLLGGSSTEAGARR, encoded by the coding sequence ATGACCGTGACAGTCGACGGAGCGACCCGGCTCCACATCATCGTCGGCGACCCGATCGCCCAGGTGAAATCGCCCACCGGCATGAGCGCAGCCTTCGCCACCCGTGGCCGGAACGCGCTCTGCGTGCCGATCCACGTGGCGCCGAAGGATCTACCCGGCCTGCTGGCCGGCGCCAGCCTGGCGCAGAACCTGGACGGCATCATCGTCACCGTGCCGCATAAATTCGCCTGCTACGCCCATTGCACCAGCGCCACCGAGCGGGCGCATTTCCTCGGCGCGGTCAACATCATCAGGCGGACCGCCGATGGCGGCTGGTTCGGCGAGATGTTCGACGGCCTCGGCTTCGTCGGCGGCATGCGCGCCAAAGGCGGCGAGCCCAAGGGCAAACGCGCACTGCTGGTCGGCGCCGGCGGTGCCGGCTCGGCGATCGCACTCGCCCTGGTCGAGGCCGGCGTCCGCGAGCTCGCCATCCATGACGCGGACAGCGTGCGGCGCGACGCATTGATCAAGCGGCTCGCCGCCGTGACGGCGACGCCGGTCAGCATCGGGTCGCCCGATCCGGCCGGTTTCGAACTGATCGCCAATGCCACGCCCGCCGGCATGCGGCCGACCGACCCGCTGCCGGTCAGGATCGAACATTTCACGCCCGACATGTTCGTCGGCTGCGTGATCACCGCGCCGGCCGTGTCGCCCATGGTGGAGGCTGCCCGCGCCATCGGCTGCAAGACCTCGGTCGGCGGCGACATGTATGCGGCCGAACAGCAGTTGATGCTGGAATTCCTGCTGGGTGGATCGAGCACGGAAGCGGGTGCGCGCCGATGA
- a CDS encoding NIPSNAP family protein, with protein sequence MLYELATLSIRLGTAAKAIAGIDSYVKEPTAKGRLLGCWASEIGELNRLVVLRGFADADALAAERTRTLGTTNPFHCGEALSHLRLESYAPFSFLPPVTTGKFGQVYEIRTYGLKLGGVGPTSAAWEAAMPERAKLSPLTIAMYALDGPQRFTHIWPYASLDARAAVRTESVAGGVWPPKGGPDWLTGEMVSTIGLPTAISPLA encoded by the coding sequence ATGCTCTATGAACTCGCCACGCTGTCCATCCGTCTCGGCACCGCGGCCAAGGCCATTGCCGGCATCGACAGCTATGTGAAGGAGCCCACCGCGAAAGGCCGCCTGCTCGGCTGCTGGGCGAGCGAGATCGGCGAGCTCAACCGCCTCGTCGTGCTGCGCGGCTTCGCCGACGCCGACGCGCTTGCGGCCGAGCGGACCCGCACGCTCGGCACCACCAATCCGTTCCATTGTGGCGAGGCGCTGAGCCATCTGCGCCTGGAAAGTTATGCGCCGTTTTCCTTCCTGCCGCCGGTCACCACGGGAAAGTTCGGCCAGGTCTACGAGATCCGCACCTATGGCCTGAAACTCGGCGGCGTCGGCCCGACCAGCGCAGCCTGGGAGGCCGCCATGCCGGAGCGGGCCAAGCTGTCGCCCCTGACGATTGCCATGTATGCGCTCGATGGGCCCCAGCGCTTCACTCATATCTGGCCCTATGCCAGCCTCGACGCGCGTGCGGCGGTGCGCACCGAGTCGGTTGCCGGGGGTGTCTGGCCACCCAAGGGTGGGCCGGACTGGCTGACCGGCGAGATGGTCTCGACGATCGGCCTGCCGACCGCAATCTCGCCGCTCGCCTGA
- a CDS encoding type II toxin-antitoxin system RelE/ParE family toxin yields the protein MPPTRNPANLGASRSPDRGAEADLKGIYAFIRDQASPRTARSYVDRILTDLAGFDLFPERGTVRDEIRPGLRVIGFARRISIAFIVEAEEVVVLRILYAGRQLEIDEE from the coding sequence ATGCCGCCGACAAGAAACCCCGCTAACCTTGGTGCATCGCGTTCGCCTGACCGAGGCGCCGAGGCCGACCTCAAAGGCATCTACGCGTTCATCCGTGACCAAGCCTCCCCGCGCACGGCGCGAAGCTACGTCGATCGCATTTTGACCGATCTGGCGGGGTTCGATCTGTTCCCCGAGCGCGGCACGGTACGCGACGAAATCCGCCCAGGGTTGCGGGTCATTGGGTTTGCGCGGCGAATAAGCATCGCCTTCATCGTCGAGGCCGAAGAAGTCGTGGTGCTTCGTATCCTCTACGCCGGGCGCCAGCTCGAAATCGATGAGGAATGA
- a CDS encoding LysR family transcriptional regulator, which translates to MTLTLRQIEMFRAVMAAKSFIGAARLLRVAQPTVTNVIARIEDRLGVPLFLRQGGRIYPTAEAVNILAEIDRAFVQLEQAVMRVDKVARREAATLRLGAAPSIGRRLVPEVLNALVTRHPGLTVHLEILSVAQVLDYVLGGPGECAVSVFPIAHGAIRSTRLGQARLVCLVPHELAQRFDGAVAPGHLKDETLIVFEPHTVHGQAIARFLGSADVSLGRTHQARFAETAVGLAEAGLGIALVDEFSALSADQSRVAVKPVAFDPAFDIFLHVNHERPVSHFTQLFQRELTRQLAAIAAAAPCATVRSVPR; encoded by the coding sequence ATGACCCTGACACTGCGCCAGATCGAAATGTTCCGCGCCGTGATGGCGGCCAAGAGCTTTATCGGCGCGGCGCGCCTGCTGCGCGTCGCCCAGCCGACGGTGACCAATGTCATCGCGCGCATCGAGGACCGGCTCGGTGTGCCGCTGTTCCTGCGCCAGGGCGGCCGCATCTATCCGACCGCCGAAGCGGTCAACATCCTCGCCGAGATTGACCGCGCCTTCGTCCAGCTCGAACAGGCGGTGATGCGGGTCGACAAGGTGGCCCGGCGCGAGGCCGCGACGCTTCGGCTCGGGGCGGCGCCGAGCATTGGCCGCCGGCTGGTTCCGGAGGTGCTGAACGCGCTGGTCACGCGTCATCCGGGGCTCACCGTGCATCTCGAGATCCTGTCGGTTGCCCAGGTGCTCGATTATGTCCTGGGGGGTCCCGGCGAATGCGCGGTGTCGGTCTTTCCGATTGCCCATGGCGCCATTCGCAGCACCCGCCTCGGCCAGGCCCGGCTGGTCTGCCTGGTGCCCCACGAGCTGGCGCAGCGTTTCGACGGCGCCGTCGCGCCCGGTCATCTGAAGGACGAGACCCTGATCGTCTTCGAGCCGCATACCGTGCACGGCCAGGCGATCGCGCGGTTCCTCGGCTCGGCCGATGTCAGCCTCGGCCGCACCCATCAGGCGCGCTTCGCCGAAACCGCGGTTGGCCTCGCCGAGGCCGGCCTGGGCATTGCCCTGGTCGACGAGTTCAGCGCACTCTCCGCCGATCAGAGCCGGGTTGCGGTGAAGCCGGTCGCTTTCGACCCGGCCTTCGACATTTTCCTGCACGTCAATCACGAGCGTCCGGTCAGCCATTTCACTCAACTGTTCCAGCGCGAGCTGACCCGCCAGCTCGCCGCCATTGCCGCCGCGGCGCCTTGCGCCACGGTCCGCTCGGTGCCGCGATAG
- a CDS encoding sugar phosphate isomerase/epimerase family protein, producing the protein MSTRYSLAHLTLLDLSPTELVHAAAKTGYQFIGLRLLPASPGGRCYRLMDDPGTVRLMLALMADTDVDVFDLEIIRIGPDFRASDYLAFFEVGQRLSARAILVAGDDPDEGRLTANFAALCEAAAPFELSCDLEFMPWTKVPDASSALRIVSRADQKNGGVLVDALHYGRSSSTLADVAAIPRKWLHYAQICDGPAGTAPVDALIHTARCERLLPGEGGIDLVGLFATLPGDLPVSVELPSESRAPQFGPEEWARRTLAAAKATVAAAEARRAPA; encoded by the coding sequence ATGTCGACGCGATACTCGCTTGCCCACCTCACGCTGCTGGACCTTTCGCCCACCGAACTGGTCCACGCGGCGGCCAAGACCGGCTACCAGTTCATCGGCCTGCGCCTGCTGCCCGCCTCGCCCGGCGGACGGTGCTATCGGCTGATGGACGATCCTGGCACCGTCCGTTTGATGCTCGCCCTGATGGCGGACACCGATGTCGACGTCTTCGACCTGGAGATCATCCGCATCGGCCCCGACTTCAGGGCCAGCGACTATCTCGCCTTCTTCGAAGTCGGCCAGAGGCTCAGCGCCCGGGCCATCCTGGTCGCCGGCGACGATCCGGACGAAGGGCGGCTGACGGCGAATTTCGCTGCGCTCTGCGAAGCGGCAGCGCCTTTCGAACTCAGCTGCGATCTCGAATTCATGCCCTGGACCAAGGTGCCGGACGCGTCCTCGGCATTGCGCATCGTTTCGCGCGCCGACCAGAAAAACGGCGGCGTCCTGGTCGACGCTTTGCATTATGGCCGGTCCAGTTCGACGCTTGCCGATGTCGCGGCGATCCCGCGCAAATGGCTGCACTATGCCCAGATCTGCGACGGGCCGGCCGGCACGGCACCTGTCGACGCACTGATCCATACCGCGCGCTGCGAACGCCTGCTGCCGGGCGAAGGCGGCATCGACCTCGTCGGCCTGTTCGCAACTTTGCCCGGTGACCTGCCGGTCAGCGTCGAATTGCCGAGCGAGAGCCGGGCGCCTCAGTTCGGTCCCGAGGAATGGGCGCGCCGGACGCTCGCCGCCGCGAAGGCGACAGTCGCCGCGGCTGAAGCCCGGCGGGCGCCGGCATGA
- a CDS encoding chorismate-binding protein — translation MTSGCATEAMAGLDPIAATEQLGGTTAFLFQRFDLSTRRLTRTVVGLDVAIIDGGNFAGALRRGLSQLDRAASEPGLMLVFAGFETLLGRPPARSPGLPGHLVAEVSEGFVIDHAAGTLSLVSADVAALRRRLLALPRHAGPPAGGELRADLSDWTADLGFADYAGRVETIKRAVAAGTVEGAVLSLGLSKPTGASPFALYREFVAANPSPYGFVLKHDGSALVGSSPLAYLTASHGRLHLETDAGTRPVGGDAARDEAAARDLLVNAKDAAEHRVVVEAERDALLPIARDGAIEVVIDRQVRRFSHVMHLYSALEAELADGCDIADAILALAPAAAVSGRPKRAAAALGSGGEAGARGPYGGVIGLVEPGLADLAVVIRSLWIAEGRAALRVGGKVVGTSAAEDEYREALSKARFLIDGVARAEARGTPGG, via the coding sequence ATGACATCCGGATGCGCGACCGAGGCCATGGCCGGGCTCGACCCGATCGCCGCGACCGAACAGCTCGGCGGCACGACCGCCTTCCTGTTCCAGCGGTTCGACCTCTCGACCCGCCGGCTCACCCGCACGGTGGTCGGCCTGGATGTCGCGATCATCGACGGCGGCAACTTTGCCGGCGCCTTGCGCAGGGGTTTGAGCCAGCTCGATCGAGCCGCATCCGAACCCGGCCTGATGCTGGTCTTTGCCGGCTTCGAAACCCTGCTCGGCCGGCCGCCGGCAAGGAGCCCCGGCCTGCCCGGCCACCTCGTCGCCGAGGTCAGCGAGGGTTTCGTCATCGACCATGCGGCCGGCACGCTCAGCCTCGTCTCGGCCGACGTCGCGGCGCTGCGTCGCCGGCTTCTCGCCCTGCCGCGTCACGCCGGGCCGCCGGCGGGCGGCGAATTGCGCGCCGATCTCTCCGATTGGACCGCCGATCTCGGTTTTGCCGACTATGCCGGCCGTGTCGAGACCATCAAGCGGGCCGTCGCCGCCGGCACGGTCGAGGGCGCGGTGCTGTCGCTCGGCCTGTCGAAGCCGACCGGGGCGAGCCCCTTCGCGCTCTACCGCGAATTCGTCGCGGCCAATCCCTCGCCTTACGGTTTCGTCCTGAAGCATGACGGCAGCGCGCTGGTCGGCAGTTCGCCGCTCGCCTATCTCACCGCGAGCCACGGCCGGCTGCATCTCGAAACCGATGCCGGCACGCGGCCGGTCGGCGGTGATGCCGCCAGGGACGAAGCCGCCGCGCGCGATCTTCTGGTCAATGCCAAGGATGCCGCCGAACACCGGGTGGTGGTCGAAGCCGAACGTGACGCCCTCCTGCCGATCGCCCGCGACGGCGCGATCGAGGTGGTGATCGATCGGCAGGTGCGGCGGTTCTCCCATGTCATGCATCTCTATTCGGCGCTGGAGGCGGAGCTTGCCGATGGCTGCGATATCGCCGATGCGATCCTGGCTCTGGCGCCCGCCGCCGCCGTCTCCGGCCGGCCGAAGCGGGCCGCCGCCGCGCTCGGGTCCGGCGGCGAGGCTGGCGCGCGCGGTCCTTATGGCGGGGTCATTGGCCTGGTCGAGCCAGGTCTCGCGGACCTCGCCGTGGTCATCCGTTCGCTCTGGATCGCTGAAGGCCGTGCGGCGCTGCGTGTCGGCGGCAAGGTCGTCGGCACCTCGGCGGCCGAGGACGAATACCGCGAGGCCTTGTCCAAGGCGCGCTTCCTGATCGACGGCGTCGCGCGGGCCGAGGCGCGCGGCACGCCAGGCGGCTGA